Within the Methanobacterium sp. genome, the region AATTTTCCATATTAAACCTTTTAATCTTCTCCAGTGCTAATTGAAGGTCTTCATATGCTTTTAATTCCCCTAATATATAATTCCTTTCATTAACCAGTTTCTCTAAAGTCACTAGTAATCTCCCCTCAGTCTTCTATTTTAAAATCCACCAAAATTACACAGAACTCATGTTCATGGTATTAGAATTTGATGGAATTATGATTAAAAAACTATCTTATTATTAAATGTTTTAAATGTTTTTATCGTGGATTCCTTTTATTTTATAAAAATTAAACAATATTACGTGCTGAAAACAATATTATTCATTAAAAATAGTAGATTAACGCTTTAAAATTTTATCCATTGAACTCTGGATGGAATTTATCCATGGTTTGACTGTACTGGTAACCTGATTCCCATCATCCTCAATTTCAGAGTTTTTAGAGGATTTCTGGTTGTTTACAAAATCATTTAACCAGTCCGCCAGCTCATATTCAGGTAAATTTTCAAAAAATACCCAGGCGTAACCCTCGTGTTCCCTGCTGAGAGTTAGGTTGCCTTCAATTATTTTACCGGACATAATGATATGTACGGCTCTAATCAGGTGCAAGTTTTGTTCTGAAACTCCAATAACATGTTCCAAAGCGATTTTAAGCTGGGTTTCTTCATAAACTTCCCTGATAAGGGCTTGGTCAAAGGATTCACCCTGATCAACCTTTCCACCTGGAAATTCCCATTTCCCAGGATTGGTCTTAGAATCTGTTGATCTTTTAAGAATCAGAATCTTATTATTTTCATCAGTAAGTAAAACTCTCACTGACAGGCCAAAAACATAATCTATCATTTTTTCCCTTCCAAAATTCAATTTATCCTATCAACTGATTCTAATGCTTGATCTGTATTATGGTTATCTGTAATTATTATTTTAATCTTATTATTAATAGTTATTTAAATTAAAACTCTTTTTGGTGAGGGATGTTTTCACTTTAATCATTCCCCTATCTGTCCCAGAGAAAGTGAATATGAATTTTTTAATTATGCCTATTTGAATAAT harbors:
- a CDS encoding NUDIX domain-containing protein is translated as MIDYVFGLSVRVLLTDENNKILILKRSTDSKTNPGKWEFPGGKVDQGESFDQALIREVYEETQLKIALEHVIGVSEQNLHLIRAVHIIMSGKIIEGNLTLSREHEGYAWVFFENLPEYELADWLNDFVNNQKSSKNSEIEDDGNQVTSTVKPWINSIQSSMDKILKR